Proteins encoded within one genomic window of Haladaptatus sp. QDMS2:
- a CDS encoding YqjF family protein, which translates to MGWRHVLFVNWPVGPELVAAHLPDSLSVDTFDGQAWLSAVPFTNVAVRPAGTPHFAGFRLPELNLRTYVTHDGEPGVYFFSLDAQGVLGVVGARLFHHLPYYYARISLSAKNDRVEFSSRRVHPGARPVRFHATYGPRGEQFHAVPGSLEAFLTERYRYYTEAIDGTLRYAAVSHERWPLTEAAVEWSANSLFRANGFASPTSDPVYLYSPGVETVASGSKHADES; encoded by the coding sequence ATGGGGTGGCGACACGTGCTGTTCGTAAACTGGCCGGTAGGGCCTGAACTCGTCGCGGCCCATCTCCCTGACTCGCTCTCAGTGGACACGTTCGACGGACAGGCGTGGCTCTCTGCGGTTCCGTTTACGAACGTCGCGGTGCGCCCGGCGGGCACGCCGCACTTCGCAGGATTTCGACTCCCAGAGCTCAATTTGCGCACCTACGTCACCCACGACGGGGAACCGGGCGTCTACTTTTTCAGCCTCGACGCACAGGGCGTCCTCGGCGTTGTCGGGGCGCGCCTGTTTCATCACCTCCCCTACTATTACGCCCGGATTTCCCTCTCAGCGAAAAACGACCGCGTCGAGTTTTCGAGTCGGCGCGTCCATCCGGGTGCGCGTCCGGTACGTTTCCACGCGACATACGGCCCGAGAGGCGAGCAGTTCCACGCTGTTCCGGGTTCACTTGAAGCATTCCTGACCGAACGCTATCGCTACTACACGGAAGCCATCGACGGAACGCTCCGGTATGCGGCGGTGAGTCACGAACGCTGGCCGCTCACGGAAGCGGCCGTCGAATGGAGTGCGAACAGTCTGTTTCGAGCGAACGGGTTTGCCTCCCCGACGAGCGACCCGGTGTATCTCTACAGTCCAGGCGTGGAGACGGTTGCCTCGGGAAGCAAGCACGCCGATGAATCGTAA
- a CDS encoding ZIP family metal transporter, whose amino-acid sequence MVLADEFIRLFGSNPVVHGLVGGLVIATLNLFGASLVLVWRNPSERALDAALGFAAGVMLAASFTSLILPGIEQYSGGNPIPVLVGLALGALFLDRADVLVPHAHYLLSGRSRPDAAHPSDKLPVTDERLTGVVLFILAITLHNMPEGLAVGVGFGSGNVDTAIPLMLAIGIQNIPEGLAVSVAAINAGLDRRFYAAFAGVRSGVVEIPLAVIGAYAVQTVAELLPYAMGFAAGAMLFVISDEIIPETHTGGNERIATLGVIVGVIVMLYLDISLA is encoded by the coding sequence ATGGTGCTCGCTGACGAATTTATCCGCCTTTTTGGGTCGAATCCCGTCGTCCACGGCCTCGTCGGCGGCCTCGTCATCGCCACGCTCAATCTCTTTGGCGCGTCGCTCGTGCTCGTCTGGCGCAACCCCTCAGAGCGCGCGCTCGACGCCGCACTCGGGTTCGCCGCGGGCGTGATGCTCGCGGCGAGTTTCACGAGCCTTATTCTCCCCGGTATCGAGCAGTACTCGGGAGGCAATCCCATCCCTGTGCTCGTCGGCCTCGCGCTCGGCGCGCTGTTTTTAGATCGCGCAGACGTGCTCGTCCCGCACGCCCACTACCTGCTTTCGGGCCGGTCGCGCCCGGACGCGGCCCACCCTTCGGACAAACTCCCCGTCACGGACGAGCGACTGACGGGCGTCGTGTTGTTCATCCTCGCGATTACGCTCCACAACATGCCAGAAGGCCTCGCCGTCGGCGTCGGCTTCGGGAGCGGGAACGTGGACACGGCCATTCCACTGATGCTCGCCATCGGCATTCAGAACATCCCCGAGGGCCTCGCCGTCTCCGTCGCGGCCATCAACGCAGGCCTCGACCGGCGATTCTACGCGGCGTTCGCGGGGGTTCGCTCTGGAGTGGTCGAGATTCCACTCGCCGTCATCGGGGCGTACGCCGTCCAGACCGTCGCCGAGTTGCTCCCCTACGCGATGGGCTTCGCCGCGGGCGCGATGCTGTTCGTCATCAGCGACGAAATTATCCCCGAGACGCACACGGGCGGAAACGAGCGCATCGCGACGCTTGGCGTAATCGTCGGCGTCATCGTGATGCTCTACCTCGACATCTCGCTTGCGTAA
- a CDS encoding universal stress protein, protein MVLLVPFDGSALAETALRRGAQFARVLDRDLVALVVLPDDEAYAQERGWANGDGFDKAQFAETLRERVEAIAPEAKFRVEHASDPDDEPYSSVTMNIVRTVRKVATEVDADIIFIGSENAGRVSQPLSSVGAPVSADPRYDVHIVRHAD, encoded by the coding sequence ATGGTACTACTGGTTCCCTTCGACGGGTCTGCGCTCGCAGAGACTGCGTTGCGCCGTGGCGCCCAGTTCGCCCGGGTACTCGACCGCGACCTCGTCGCGCTGGTCGTCCTCCCCGATGACGAGGCGTACGCCCAGGAACGCGGGTGGGCGAACGGTGACGGCTTCGATAAAGCACAGTTCGCAGAGACGCTCCGTGAGCGGGTCGAAGCCATCGCGCCAGAGGCGAAGTTCCGGGTCGAACACGCGAGTGACCCCGATGACGAACCCTACTCGTCGGTGACGATGAACATCGTCCGCACCGTCAGAAAGGTGGCCACAGAAGTCGACGCGGACATCATCTTCATCGGCAGCGAGAACGCAGGCCGGGTGTCACAGCCGCTTTCGAGCGTCGGCGCGCCAGTCTCCGCAGACCCCCGCTACGACGTGCACATCGTCAGGCACGCAGACTGA
- a CDS encoding ArsR family transcriptional regulator, translating into MTGDAPGATAWKKHTSAFDRVRSVAVTLDQPRTADWIADQALVAGNTARGHLARLVEMNALQSISRGQATVYRPDPLYTRMRVLRDLLDGRDRDDLVALRADLQEQVETWREQYGVSSSSELWEQAAQTGSAAETRAYREVASDWELVCYRLSLVEDAIEHYSEYSGPAPAPA; encoded by the coding sequence ATGACTGGCGACGCGCCCGGAGCAACCGCGTGGAAAAAGCATACCAGCGCGTTCGACCGTGTCCGCTCGGTAGCCGTTACACTCGACCAACCTCGCACTGCGGACTGGATAGCAGACCAAGCGCTCGTCGCCGGGAATACTGCTCGCGGTCACCTCGCACGGCTCGTCGAGATGAACGCCCTCCAATCCATTTCGAGGGGGCAGGCAACGGTGTATCGGCCTGATCCACTCTACACGCGAATGCGAGTGCTCAGGGACTTGCTTGATGGGCGTGACCGCGATGACCTGGTTGCATTACGTGCTGATCTGCAGGAACAAGTAGAGACGTGGCGTGAGCAGTATGGTGTCTCGTCGTCGAGTGAGCTATGGGAGCAGGCCGCACAGACGGGCTCGGCTGCGGAAACTCGAGCGTATCGGGAAGTTGCGAGTGATTGGGAGCTTGTTTGCTACCGTCTCAGTCTGGTTGAGGATGCTATCGAACACTACTCGGAATACTCCGGGCCAGCACCTGCACCTGCGTAG
- a CDS encoding glycosyltransferase, translating to MAALSVLLPVAADTASSDFSRAFKSIQEQTIEPAEILLVTNQSLPRPLEASIKEVVDANNPVRHEHFPNAPGLGGVLQAGLKVCSEPIVARMDADDICQPTRFEVQLEVLSTTDVDVVGSHLAEFETDPNHPMRTRTVPLTHEGVAEWMPWRCPLNHPTVMFDREAVLGAGGYRDFPMMEDWDIWARCLAAGLHFWNLDQALVRAQVSDLSGRRGGLDYALSEVRMARQLRELGIAKRRDTLKHLSLRVPPRLFPASVRGAIYARFAR from the coding sequence ATGGCTGCTCTCTCCGTGTTGCTCCCTGTCGCCGCTGACACTGCCTCTTCAGATTTCTCACGAGCCTTCAAGAGCATTCAGGAGCAAACTATCGAGCCTGCGGAGATATTACTCGTCACCAACCAGTCGCTTCCTCGTCCCCTCGAGGCGAGCATTAAGGAAGTGGTCGATGCCAACAATCCAGTCCGTCACGAACATTTTCCCAATGCTCCTGGGCTTGGAGGGGTACTCCAAGCTGGCCTCAAGGTGTGTTCAGAACCGATCGTTGCTAGGATGGATGCGGACGATATTTGTCAGCCGACGCGCTTCGAAGTCCAACTGGAGGTACTTTCGACCACCGACGTGGACGTCGTCGGGTCACACCTAGCGGAGTTCGAAACTGACCCTAACCACCCAATGCGAACTCGAACGGTTCCGCTTACCCATGAGGGGGTCGCGGAGTGGATGCCCTGGCGGTGTCCGCTCAACCATCCCACCGTGATGTTCGACCGGGAGGCCGTCTTGGGGGCGGGTGGATATCGTGACTTTCCGATGATGGAAGACTGGGACATCTGGGCACGGTGTCTCGCGGCGGGGCTTCACTTCTGGAATCTCGATCAGGCACTCGTGCGCGCACAGGTGAGTGACCTCAGCGGCCGTCGCGGCGGACTTGACTATGCGCTCTCGGAGGTGCGGATGGCTCGCCAGCTTCGCGAATTAGGCATCGCCAAGCGTCGAGACACGCTCAAGCACCTGTCCCTCAGAGTCCCTCCTCGGCTCTTCCCCGCGAGCGTGCGCGGAGCGATTTACGCTCGATTCGCTCGCTAG
- a CDS encoding FkbM family methyltransferase: protein MLSHLDDVITKHRSLLQRMPFTQVVDKARYRVLVDETTVIDTVHGYQMYVDPEDTSVSRRLWRDGDFQPTLTEYFKSVIEPGMTVVDVGAHIGYFSLLFGKLVGTGGWVRSFEPMPRNFSLLSRNITLNEYDHITADRLAIATDIGEQHLAVKRGNTGGHSIVEQKQQDSDTVSQITVETKPLDSVVDAVDVLKVDVEGAEDQVLRGGIAVIEAHRPLIVIEWNPDDWHVDAKTTLAPLFDLGYGMYDPATNRELTIRDANTKAVSDVVLNCK, encoded by the coding sequence ATGTTGAGCCACCTCGATGACGTCATCACGAAACATCGATCGCTCCTTCAGCGGATGCCGTTCACCCAGGTGGTTGACAAGGCGCGCTATCGGGTACTGGTCGATGAGACAACCGTCATCGATACGGTTCACGGCTATCAGATGTACGTCGATCCCGAGGACACGAGTGTGTCACGCCGCCTATGGAGAGATGGTGACTTCCAGCCTACCCTGACCGAGTATTTCAAGTCGGTCATCGAACCCGGGATGACCGTTGTTGACGTCGGGGCACATATCGGTTACTTCTCGCTTCTGTTCGGTAAACTGGTCGGAACCGGGGGGTGGGTTCGGTCGTTCGAACCGATGCCGCGTAATTTCAGCCTACTTTCTCGCAACATCACGCTGAACGAGTACGACCACATCACTGCAGATCGGCTCGCCATTGCCACAGACATCGGTGAGCAACACCTAGCAGTGAAACGTGGCAACACGGGTGGCCACTCCATCGTTGAGCAGAAACAACAGGACTCAGATACGGTGAGTCAGATTACAGTTGAGACGAAACCACTTGACAGCGTGGTTGATGCCGTGGACGTACTCAAGGTGGATGTCGAAGGAGCCGAAGACCAAGTGCTTCGAGGGGGGATCGCCGTCATCGAAGCTCATCGACCGCTCATAGTCATTGAGTGGAATCCGGACGACTGGCACGTAGATGCCAAGACGACACTTGCTCCACTGTTCGACCTGGGATATGGGATGTACGACCCGGCGACGAACCGCGAACTCACAATACGAGATGCTAACACGAAGGCAGTGAGTGACGTCGTCTTGAACTGTAAGTAG
- a CDS encoding O-antigen ligase produces MFISEMLSSLRRTDGSVDPLRLALSLLVALTVFVPAIGIGLQTALAVPYPLLLLTGLVGASYTVVVWYKGELVVGSAVAVVILSMFNAEVPLTRPAALYPGNVVGDVVLVQVPLALLTCLILWKGTSRSMLVAPTLTFGAFTVWSLMSALLGAGPNTAIALSFALYLSFGVATLVTFSWVVRDGQLPFRTLLIIFVGSVMAHVGVAIAQLLNQGTFGLTRLGEGADAIIATATVPLVGEVGFGTFVSGFTGMSFHLANLIVLMVPMFIALAYRTFGFRLSLGVFVLVAFGLVRATTTDAGRGGLMVAVVGFTLFVAWAYFDVIKQHARAPASKHLVKPVFGWVGAILASIPLLVYPSSATSQSSHTKVENPVKGNPSNGGVGGETTRLDVLLEQLSSMSIPFFDLSNLGVRVQQYLVGFDLFFQYPLFGIGGMNYVLMANEYGVPSRPGADLPYPIHNIYITVLVETGFIGFAFYTLTIGLVMLYGLRLLRDPATDRLLVAGVMGGLLGSLGFAFWDIFQLYSVVGFIPFWLLAGGLVGEYLRVQPSSSVSTS; encoded by the coding sequence ATGTTCATCTCGGAGATGCTGTCCTCTCTCCGGCGCACCGATGGGTCGGTTGACCCGCTTCGACTTGCGCTCTCACTCCTCGTTGCGCTTACGGTGTTTGTCCCGGCCATCGGGATTGGCTTGCAAACAGCACTGGCGGTGCCGTATCCACTGTTACTTCTCACAGGTCTCGTCGGTGCGAGCTACACGGTGGTGGTGTGGTACAAGGGTGAACTCGTGGTTGGGAGTGCTGTCGCCGTCGTCATCCTCTCTATGTTCAACGCAGAAGTACCATTGACGCGACCAGCGGCGCTCTATCCGGGGAACGTTGTCGGTGACGTCGTCCTCGTGCAAGTGCCACTCGCTCTCCTCACGTGCCTCATCCTCTGGAAGGGCACTTCGCGATCCATGCTCGTCGCTCCCACGCTCACGTTTGGCGCGTTCACAGTTTGGAGCCTAATGAGTGCGCTGCTGGGTGCGGGTCCGAACACCGCTATCGCGCTTTCGTTCGCGCTCTACCTCTCGTTCGGTGTCGCGACGCTGGTTACGTTCTCGTGGGTCGTCCGCGATGGACAGCTACCGTTTCGAACTCTATTAATCATCTTTGTCGGGAGCGTAATGGCCCACGTCGGTGTCGCCATCGCCCAACTACTAAATCAGGGCACGTTCGGTCTCACCCGCCTTGGCGAGGGGGCTGATGCCATCATCGCTACCGCAACCGTCCCGCTCGTCGGCGAGGTTGGCTTCGGCACGTTCGTGAGCGGCTTCACTGGCATGTCGTTCCATCTTGCGAACCTCATCGTCCTCATGGTTCCGATGTTCATTGCGCTGGCCTACCGGACGTTCGGCTTCCGGCTGAGCCTCGGAGTTTTCGTCTTAGTCGCGTTCGGGCTGGTTCGCGCCACCACCACAGACGCTGGACGTGGCGGGCTGATGGTCGCCGTCGTCGGCTTCACACTGTTCGTCGCGTGGGCGTATTTCGACGTCATCAAACAGCATGCCCGAGCGCCTGCGTCCAAACACCTGGTGAAGCCAGTATTCGGGTGGGTGGGAGCGATACTCGCGAGCATCCCACTGCTGGTATATCCCTCGTCTGCGACGAGCCAATCATCACACACCAAGGTTGAGAACCCCGTAAAAGGGAACCCGAGCAATGGTGGGGTGGGTGGCGAGACGACTCGCCTCGACGTGCTGTTAGAGCAACTATCTTCGATGTCGATTCCGTTCTTCGATCTTTCGAACCTCGGGGTTCGCGTCCAGCAGTATCTCGTGGGTTTCGACCTGTTCTTTCAATATCCGTTGTTCGGAATTGGCGGCATGAACTACGTCTTGATGGCGAACGAATATGGAGTCCCATCGCGACCAGGGGCGGATCTCCCCTACCCGATTCACAATATCTATATCACCGTTCTGGTCGAGACTGGCTTCATTGGCTTCGCCTTCTACACGCTCACTATTGGCCTCGTCATGCTGTATGGACTTAGACTGTTGCGTGACCCAGCCACTGACCGCCTGCTGGTCGCAGGTGTGATGGGAGGCCTGCTCGGGTCGCTCGGTTTCGCCTTTTGGGACATCTTCCAGTTGTATTCAGTCGTCGGCTTCATCCCGTTCTGGCTGCTCGCAGGCGGATTAGTTGGAGAATACCTGCGAGTTCAGCCCTCAAGCTCGGTTTCAACGAGCTGA
- a CDS encoding glycosyltransferase — protein sequence MANIAIYHPIIRTGGGEAVCMNVIEALQDNHDLTLYTLSDVDVDFLNQYFNTTVRIPLAITDGGLAGTALKKSYQFWDAITESGLGRLHASIFGATLRDEFAEYDLVVSTFGEFNFGTCSLQYIHYPMFNRRAIPDDIESRGFFRRVYDDISDIVSGHYRHTPENATLLANSEWTANLTEIVHGIKPTPVYPPVDTTGFDPHPWDEREAGFVAIGRIDASKRIKVIIEIVARLNEMGHDVPLHILGPPEDEEYYEQIRERVAETNCVILEGSVSREQLIEFVCTYRYGIHGMRNEHFGIAVAEFVAGGAIPFVHDSGGQREIVGQEELLRYTSVSDAVNKIDRVLSNDKEQARLRKDLTNVEDAFGKERFKQTVDQLVETELEG from the coding sequence ATGGCGAACATCGCGATTTACCATCCAATCATCAGAACTGGTGGCGGCGAAGCCGTTTGCATGAACGTCATAGAAGCCCTCCAGGACAACCACGACCTCACACTCTACACCCTCTCGGACGTCGACGTCGACTTCCTTAACCAGTACTTCAACACCACAGTTCGAATCCCACTCGCAATCACTGATGGTGGGCTCGCTGGCACAGCCCTCAAGAAATCATACCAGTTCTGGGACGCTATCACAGAAAGCGGTCTCGGGCGATTGCACGCCAGCATCTTCGGAGCCACCTTACGTGATGAGTTCGCCGAATACGACCTTGTCGTGAGTACCTTCGGCGAGTTCAACTTCGGGACTTGCTCGCTCCAGTACATTCACTACCCGATGTTCAACCGACGGGCCATCCCCGACGACATCGAATCGCGCGGTTTCTTTCGCCGGGTCTACGACGACATCTCCGACATCGTGAGTGGCCACTACCGACACACGCCCGAGAACGCGACGCTGCTTGCGAACTCAGAGTGGACGGCGAATCTAACAGAGATCGTCCACGGAATCAAACCAACCCCCGTTTACCCGCCTGTGGATACGACCGGTTTCGACCCTCACCCGTGGGACGAGCGCGAGGCTGGCTTCGTTGCAATCGGGCGCATCGACGCAAGCAAGCGCATCAAGGTCATCATCGAAATCGTCGCGCGGCTCAACGAGATGGGTCACGACGTCCCCCTCCACATCCTCGGCCCACCTGAAGACGAGGAATACTACGAACAAATACGCGAGCGCGTCGCGGAAACTAACTGTGTGATTCTCGAAGGCTCCGTCAGTCGCGAGCAACTCATTGAGTTCGTCTGCACCTACCGGTATGGCATCCATGGGATGCGAAACGAGCACTTCGGCATCGCAGTCGCCGAATTCGTCGCAGGCGGGGCAATCCCGTTCGTCCATGATAGCGGTGGCCAACGAGAGATTGTTGGACAAGAGGAATTGCTTCGTTACACCTCAGTGTCCGACGCAGTCAACAAGATAGACCGCGTTCTCAGCAATGACAAAGAACAAGCGCGACTCAGGAAGGATCTCACCAACGTCGAAGATGCGTTCGGTAAGGAACGCTTCAAACAGACGGTAGATCAGCTCGTTGAAACCGAGCTTGAGGGCTGA
- a CDS encoding lipopolysaccharide biosynthesis protein: MNRRIDNLTTQFFQDFGHYAVGAILPAMVGTAAIVVLTRAFSPDLYGQYALAMVFVMVASTIAAGWIGQSILRLEPELETAPLIANALVSLASVIGVALMVGILVYLARPFDDETFRWLFAGGLMLVIAQSLFSVTKSLLQARLDSKRAALLKMCNSGSHLLLGLPLAILVFDHPVGWMVGAAIGTVVSVSLIWNWGLERPRFAVQRTVLKRMVTFGFPMIGWLLGFTLLSFIDRVLLQFLMNSRAVGLYASNYELANKALPLALAPVIQASHSIIMNTWEGNNPSSVQSAVSEMTRYLLIVGVPVTALVAVSSRALSGILLDKAYFEGHTIIPIIAISVFLFHLAMLAHKGLEVKEKTGTMFFGVLVATLLNVGLNFLAIPRYGFEGAAGATLVSFGFYLMFATAVTERHIPWRPPIDTIRNVCVGTAILSGVAIFVYHVIGYSLVGLLTAGVLAGTAYLLSLFAIGEFSHQERKTLKATLEYFG, from the coding sequence GTGAATCGAAGAATCGACAACCTCACGACCCAGTTCTTCCAAGATTTCGGCCACTACGCCGTTGGCGCTATCCTCCCAGCGATGGTTGGCACCGCCGCTATCGTCGTGTTGACGCGGGCGTTCTCACCCGACCTATACGGACAGTACGCCCTTGCGATGGTGTTCGTGATGGTTGCCTCAACCATCGCCGCAGGCTGGATCGGCCAGTCTATCCTCCGTCTTGAACCCGAACTTGAGACGGCCCCATTGATAGCGAACGCACTCGTTTCACTTGCTAGTGTAATCGGTGTGGCACTCATGGTCGGCATCTTGGTGTATCTCGCCCGACCGTTCGATGATGAGACATTCCGCTGGCTATTCGCCGGTGGCTTGATGCTCGTCATCGCCCAGTCGCTTTTCAGCGTCACGAAATCGCTCCTGCAGGCACGCCTTGACTCCAAGCGCGCGGCACTCCTCAAGATGTGCAACTCGGGGAGCCACTTGTTGCTCGGCCTCCCACTCGCAATCCTCGTCTTTGACCACCCCGTCGGGTGGATGGTTGGCGCGGCGATTGGAACGGTCGTGAGCGTTTCGCTCATCTGGAATTGGGGGCTCGAACGCCCCCGTTTCGCCGTCCAACGCACCGTCCTGAAGCGGATGGTTACCTTTGGATTCCCGATGATTGGCTGGTTGCTGGGATTTACGCTGCTATCGTTCATCGACCGTGTCCTCCTCCAGTTTCTAATGAACAGCCGCGCCGTTGGACTGTACGCTTCGAACTACGAACTCGCGAACAAGGCACTCCCACTCGCGCTCGCACCGGTCATCCAGGCATCACACTCCATCATCATGAACACGTGGGAAGGTAACAACCCTTCCTCGGTCCAATCGGCCGTGAGTGAGATGACGCGCTATCTCCTCATCGTCGGCGTTCCAGTGACCGCCCTTGTAGCCGTTTCGAGTCGCGCACTAAGTGGAATCTTGCTCGATAAAGCCTACTTCGAGGGCCACACCATCATTCCGATCATCGCCATCAGCGTGTTTCTCTTCCACCTCGCGATGCTCGCCCACAAGGGTCTCGAGGTCAAAGAAAAGACGGGGACTATGTTCTTTGGTGTGTTGGTTGCCACGCTATTGAACGTCGGTCTCAACTTCCTTGCGATTCCCCGATACGGCTTTGAGGGGGCTGCGGGTGCGACGCTAGTCAGTTTCGGCTTCTACTTAATGTTCGCGACCGCCGTGACCGAGCGGCACATCCCGTGGCGACCGCCAATCGACACGATTCGAAACGTGTGCGTGGGGACAGCAATACTTAGTGGAGTCGCCATCTTCGTGTATCACGTGATTGGTTATTCACTCGTCGGGTTACTCACCGCGGGAGTCCTCGCGGGCACGGCCTACCTGCTCTCGCTATTCGCTATCGGAGAATTCTCTCACCAAGAGCGGAAAACGCTTAAAGCGACACTGGAGTACTTCGGATAG
- a CDS encoding sugar transferase, whose translation MVSGWAYRIASVVGTSLLTVLAVQVANHPLAQRGLTMLPVVERLPATTLTGGALALAVLTTTAVVLGAMFPLFKPQPRRILDVIATTHKRVLIAGLALAAIGYFDYTYRLPRTTLLLVVGLLFGLLPAWFVGIRKSPDVGEQAILVGDDLHGMMEMFEETELPVLGYVAPPMPDRGIDHARKQSGIPGGAMADGGMSFEELPCLGGLSRLESILVEYDVDTVLLAFSSTDRAEFFGTLETCHATGVNAKIHERHADGVLTKGSNHETIRAVDIEPWDWQDYMVKRAFDVVFSLVGLVVLAPVMVLLALAVKLDSKGPIFYSQERTAERGETFQVYKFRTMLPESEDSTPISDAENTRITRIGRILRITHLDEIPQLWSILKGDMSVIGPRAVWTNEELHLEDGMGAWRKRWFVKPGLTGLAQINGVSSTSPRAKLRYDMEYIQKQSFWFDMKIVVRQFWVVIESIVDAK comes from the coding sequence ATGGTCTCTGGGTGGGCGTATCGCATCGCGAGCGTCGTGGGGACGTCGCTGCTGACCGTGTTAGCCGTACAAGTGGCCAACCATCCACTCGCCCAGCGCGGGCTGACGATGCTCCCCGTGGTAGAGCGCCTGCCAGCGACGACGTTGACGGGCGGCGCGCTCGCGTTGGCAGTGCTCACGACGACCGCCGTCGTGCTCGGCGCGATGTTTCCCCTGTTCAAGCCCCAGCCACGGCGTATTCTCGACGTGATTGCGACGACCCACAAGCGCGTCCTGATCGCTGGGCTGGCGCTCGCGGCGATTGGCTACTTTGACTACACCTATCGGCTGCCGCGGACGACGCTACTGTTGGTGGTCGGTTTGCTGTTCGGGCTGCTCCCCGCATGGTTCGTCGGGATACGGAAATCTCCGGATGTCGGAGAGCAGGCAATTCTGGTGGGAGACGACCTGCACGGCATGATGGAGATGTTCGAGGAGACGGAGCTCCCAGTGTTGGGATACGTCGCGCCGCCGATGCCCGACCGCGGGATTGATCATGCACGAAAGCAGTCGGGGATACCGGGCGGGGCGATGGCAGACGGTGGTATGAGCTTTGAGGAACTACCGTGTCTCGGAGGATTGTCTCGGTTGGAGAGTATTCTCGTCGAGTACGACGTGGATACTGTCTTGTTGGCGTTTTCGAGTACGGACAGAGCTGAGTTCTTTGGGACGCTTGAAACGTGCCATGCGACGGGTGTGAACGCAAAGATTCACGAACGCCACGCAGACGGCGTGCTGACCAAAGGATCGAACCACGAAACGATTCGAGCGGTGGATATCGAGCCCTGGGACTGGCAGGACTACATGGTCAAACGGGCGTTTGACGTGGTGTTTTCGCTGGTTGGATTGGTGGTGTTAGCGCCAGTGATGGTATTGCTTGCTCTCGCAGTGAAACTGGATAGTAAGGGGCCAATTTTCTACAGTCAAGAGCGGACTGCAGAGCGCGGGGAGACATTTCAAGTGTATAAGTTCCGGACAATGCTCCCGGAAAGTGAGGATTCAACGCCCATCAGTGATGCTGAAAATACGCGAATTACACGAATTGGTCGAATACTTCGTATCACGCATCTTGATGAGATTCCACAACTCTGGTCGATACTGAAGGGAGATATGAGCGTGATCGGACCACGAGCTGTCTGGACAAACGAGGAGTTGCACTTGGAGGATGGGATGGGAGCGTGGCGTAAGCGATGGTTTGTGAAGCCGGGGTTGACTGGGCTCGCTCAAATAAATGGGGTTTCGAGTACGTCACCAAGGGCTAAGCTAAGGTATGATATGGAATATATTCAAAAGCAGTCGTTTTGGTTCGATATGAAAATTGTCGTCCGTCAGTTCTGGGTTGTCATCGAGTCAATTGTGGACGCGAAATAA
- a CDS encoding pyridoxamine 5'-phosphate oxidase family protein, with the protein MTIDELTDAGMAQMTDDEIRGFLSSQHVGVLALPTDGAPSMRPLSFWYDGDHGLYFLYILGDSSRKALLSDEAAAARFLVYRAEALFNWRSVLLTGTIDAVPETERAALDAKTASQRRPDLFKQALATAETALYRFDITEWTGVEHLGLPAGFEEPTSTD; encoded by the coding sequence ATGACAATCGACGAACTCACAGACGCGGGCATGGCGCAGATGACCGACGACGAGATTCGCGGATTCCTGTCGAGCCAGCACGTGGGCGTGCTTGCGTTGCCGACCGACGGCGCGCCGAGCATGCGACCGTTGTCGTTCTGGTACGACGGAGACCACGGGCTCTACTTCCTGTACATCCTCGGGGACTCGAGCCGTAAGGCGTTGTTGAGCGACGAGGCAGCAGCCGCCCGCTTCCTCGTCTACCGTGCGGAGGCGCTGTTCAACTGGCGCAGCGTGTTGCTCACGGGGACCATCGACGCGGTTCCCGAAACAGAACGCGCCGCATTGGACGCGAAGACAGCCAGCCAGCGCCGTCCCGACCTGTTCAAGCAAGCGCTCGCCACGGCGGAGACGGCGCTCTACCGGTTCGACATCACGGAGTGGACGGGCGTCGAGCACCTCGGGCTCCCGGCTGGGTTTGAAGAACCCACGTCTACCGACTGA
- a CDS encoding DUF3368 domain-containing protein — protein MDERYGRDVAETEGMQTRGTAYLLVVLVKRGRLYPEKARLIFDSMIDTGWYCARPLYVKFRNTLEASSSE, from the coding sequence ATGGACGAACGGTATGGGAGAGACGTCGCAGAGACAGAAGGTATGCAAACACGAGGAACAGCGTATCTCCTCGTAGTATTGGTGAAGCGAGGACGACTTTACCCCGAAAAAGCACGACTAATCTTCGATTCGATGATCGATACGGGGTGGTACTGTGCTCGACCACTCTACGTGAAATTCCGCAATACTCTCGAAGCGAGTAGTTCGGAGTGA